From one bacterium Scap17 genomic stretch:
- a CDS encoding DEAD/DEAH box helicase yields MLPSVVADELTHSLRDFLRATFPVSTPYFRGPQRANADGENTWLIEQLTDSPDTLFKGPYLSLALPFRRGEGTVPFKHVKPAFPPWKHQQQAFDRLCGQTLDAPLGSTLVATGTGSGKTECFLYPLLEHCARVRSAPGSQGKNGIKALIIYPMNALATDQARRFAKECARLSPKLTVGLFTGDTESEPCTVMREDSVITCKDTLRRSPPDILLTNYKMLDYLLMRPQDQPLWKHNTPGMLRYLVVDELHTFDGAQGTDLACLIRRLRERLAIGDEMACVGTSATIGGEGGSGDMLAYASDVFATPFDASSLVREDRLSAKEYLNGAEEKLGEIAFRHVPRSPAELDSLTTRDHENAADYLAMLAASWFPVQDRDTEGEAPSCNPAILGDPNHAEHERHRILLGNDLRRHSAFHDLLGRLTSVTDMQVLASDWQRRLGTSRRDAALLLQGLVALVCTARDQVTDASGKLCTTPLLNVRVQLWLRELSRMVVSVDAQPSLLFSDDLSGDALSGSNELPDAPAADDDEPDASLPAGEGSAESSLSGLALPLVHCRECHSAAWGTLKSIDSPQVSDDLSRIYTAYFAKDPDMVLLYPLKEGETPPAASKGEVRHLCPSCKRMGSANRDSSDECPHCQQPGRIRVWMPALIETRNDKTISAVDQCPCCQAHNGLSIVGSRAASLSSVMLSRLYQSDFNDDRKVIAFSDSVQDAAHRAGFFEARTWSQSLRQALIGWASQQRLPMDLDTLAQGFADNERQRAGSDADFVGRWLPPNLDWLQDARELQETGILPAGSELPELIAKRLDWEVRSELGLGSRIGRTLERQGLLGLGVDVSRLERTLTQLRHQWREQLPHLAAMAEPHSQVLEQWLLGVLHRMRVRGAFIHPAMREFIAQGGDNSFMLNRTQQSLFLPNYGPRRQPPAFVSLEPIGKFVDCVTGGSQGSARSASQWYRHWLTHHLPIDSLSSASDVAQAYRLAFEALSRAGLVEEQGQSQGRSIWGLVPAHWHASTQLLPLRCSQCSQRVQVPSTALPNWLNMHCLQPHCQGQLQAARPAHWSLTPAHQSGARLVSHEHTGLLDADTRARVEHSFIKGKRPWDINLLSATPTLEMGIDIGDLSTVLLCSTPPAQANYLQRIGRAGRRDGNALNLTIANGAPHDLYFFSRPQEMMNGEVATPGVFLKARAVLERQLLAFCLDAWMASHAQNGSLAPSLLPSRLTQVLDAVNHKADDGPNTGRFPYTLLGFIEEHHADLLARFLARFPHLDVEDRDYLSQQLMPNATAASAALPSGLKARVITTLTRRAEQRRAWKLEIKEYDRALEHLRSQPEDEHVRNEIEAIEVERHGRMSLLKQLGQQQTLNFFTDEGLLPNYAFPEEGVTLNGMVIRHVSKAQAASGKSYEVVHHEFQRPAQSALVELAPLNTFYALGRTLTIDQINLRGQDIEHWRLCSVCHYSESLAEGDIHGSCPRCGSPQWGDSAQKRSLLRLKEVTATVRDRDSRIGDDSDQRQPAFYNRQMLVDIKPNSASHAMRIDDPACPFGFEFIADARFVEINFGRGGDAGDTLNIAGKEAPRPGFAVCAHCGKVRYKGQKEKEQHTPWCKVVRNKLPDTPENLHNGLFLYRELHSEALRLLLPLSDVAMSERARQSLIASLHLGLKRYFRGSVDHLRLTEQEVPATQQQPARHYLVLYDTVPGGTGYLKELMLAPEKLVDMLALARDTMRDCACEDEPGRDGCYRCLLAYRQSRHLKDTSRDTALNLLERIISRRHLLTEVAGLEKIDLNVLVESELEQRFIDLLNQPSGNHSLGQELVDGTPGWRLTFKGQGDGPLVSWQIRPQAVLGPSQGVSRTTRPDFLMTPLSAPAGTQPIAIYLDGYQYHRERVGDDAEKRQAVLASGRYRVWTLTWRDLMGEKHQCASLADIEIPHSLLKVLQAKASTPETQEWLKALAPLSVNHARQLMDGSAFDALLTYAAQPDLQSKEWHQACLTQSLAWLTMQTHDNSSLLTRLSTELRENLLIPLADALLDTSMGPRLFGGVLDSFDNSQGRCEVLVSVPQTQVRSVSGIRNHLHLHLSLDDRDLEATLKDEDHWRRFWQQANLLQFAPRLTLSSTRGVAAGEGLLDPSCWWPADEDATSNTGHDDTRTDGAQADNAWEEIHANSLLDPEWVEALIAQEVAVPESGVDLLDANGEASIMLELSWPDDKVAISSTPLPEAFADWRVILFDDSTGLPIDKDALTQLGHWLAVTA; encoded by the coding sequence ATGTTACCCAGTGTCGTGGCAGATGAATTGACCCACTCGCTCAGAGACTTTCTGCGCGCGACCTTTCCGGTCAGCACGCCCTATTTTCGTGGCCCGCAACGTGCCAATGCTGATGGAGAGAATACCTGGCTGATCGAGCAGCTGACCGATAGCCCGGACACCTTGTTCAAGGGCCCTTATCTCTCGTTGGCGCTGCCTTTCCGACGTGGAGAAGGCACGGTGCCGTTCAAGCACGTCAAGCCGGCCTTCCCGCCCTGGAAGCATCAGCAGCAGGCCTTCGATCGCCTGTGCGGCCAGACGTTGGATGCACCACTGGGGTCTACGCTGGTCGCCACGGGCACGGGCTCAGGCAAGACGGAATGCTTTCTCTATCCCCTGCTGGAACACTGCGCACGAGTCCGCAGCGCGCCGGGTAGCCAAGGCAAGAATGGTATCAAGGCGCTGATCATCTATCCGATGAATGCCTTGGCGACCGATCAGGCGCGCCGCTTTGCCAAGGAATGCGCGCGGCTGTCACCCAAACTGACCGTAGGCCTGTTTACCGGCGACACCGAGAGCGAACCCTGCACGGTCATGCGTGAAGACAGTGTCATCACCTGCAAGGACACACTGCGTCGCTCGCCCCCGGATATTCTGCTCACCAACTACAAGATGCTGGACTATCTGCTGATGCGCCCGCAGGACCAGCCACTGTGGAAGCACAACACGCCGGGCATGCTGCGCTATCTGGTGGTAGATGAGCTGCATACCTTCGATGGCGCACAAGGGACAGACCTCGCCTGCCTGATCCGCCGTCTGCGTGAGCGACTCGCCATCGGTGACGAGATGGCGTGCGTCGGCACCTCTGCCACCATCGGCGGCGAAGGTGGTAGCGGCGACATGCTGGCCTATGCCAGTGATGTCTTTGCTACGCCCTTCGATGCCTCGTCACTGGTACGAGAGGACCGCCTTTCGGCGAAGGAGTACCTGAATGGCGCTGAAGAGAAACTGGGCGAGATCGCTTTCCGCCATGTCCCCCGCAGCCCTGCTGAACTGGATTCTCTGACCACCCGTGACCACGAGAACGCAGCCGACTATCTGGCCATGCTGGCAGCCAGTTGGTTCCCGGTACAGGACAGAGACACTGAAGGCGAAGCGCCCTCCTGCAACCCCGCCATTCTCGGCGACCCGAACCATGCGGAACACGAACGGCACCGGATTCTGCTGGGTAATGATTTGCGTCGTCACTCGGCCTTCCATGATCTGCTGGGACGCCTGACGAGTGTCACCGACATGCAGGTGCTTGCCAGTGATTGGCAGCGCCGCCTGGGCACATCACGACGGGATGCCGCCTTGCTGTTGCAAGGATTGGTCGCCCTCGTATGCACGGCACGTGATCAGGTCACTGATGCCAGTGGCAAGCTATGCACGACGCCACTTCTGAACGTACGCGTACAGCTGTGGCTACGTGAGCTGTCTCGTATGGTCGTCAGTGTCGATGCTCAGCCCTCGCTGCTGTTCAGTGATGACCTGAGCGGGGATGCACTGAGCGGCAGCAATGAACTACCGGATGCACCCGCCGCAGATGATGACGAGCCCGATGCTTCTCTGCCTGCCGGAGAAGGTAGCGCGGAGAGCTCATTGTCAGGACTTGCCCTGCCTTTGGTGCATTGCCGTGAGTGTCATTCCGCGGCGTGGGGCACCCTCAAGTCCATTGACTCCCCACAGGTCAGCGATGACTTGAGCCGTATCTATACGGCGTACTTCGCCAAAGATCCGGACATGGTGTTGCTTTACCCCCTGAAGGAAGGCGAAACACCTCCTGCGGCCAGCAAGGGCGAAGTCCGCCACCTGTGCCCGTCCTGCAAGCGTATGGGCAGCGCCAATCGCGATAGCAGTGATGAGTGCCCGCATTGCCAGCAGCCCGGCAGGATTCGTGTCTGGATGCCTGCGCTGATCGAGACACGCAATGACAAGACGATCAGCGCCGTCGATCAGTGCCCCTGCTGTCAGGCACATAACGGGCTATCCATCGTGGGCTCGCGTGCTGCCTCGCTTTCCAGCGTGATGCTATCTCGGCTGTATCAATCCGACTTCAATGATGACCGCAAGGTGATTGCCTTCTCGGACTCCGTACAGGATGCCGCGCACCGCGCCGGTTTCTTCGAGGCCCGTACCTGGAGCCAATCATTGCGCCAGGCCTTGATAGGCTGGGCCAGTCAGCAACGTCTGCCAATGGATCTCGATACCTTGGCCCAGGGATTTGCCGACAATGAACGCCAGCGCGCGGGGAGTGATGCCGATTTCGTGGGCCGTTGGCTGCCGCCCAATCTGGATTGGCTACAGGACGCTCGCGAGTTACAGGAAACCGGCATTCTACCGGCCGGCAGTGAACTGCCGGAGTTGATCGCCAAGCGCCTCGATTGGGAAGTACGTAGCGAACTGGGACTGGGCAGCCGTATCGGCAGGACGCTCGAGCGACAAGGCTTGCTGGGCTTGGGTGTCGATGTCTCGCGTCTTGAGCGAACCCTGACCCAGTTGCGTCACCAATGGCGTGAACAACTGCCCCATCTGGCCGCGATGGCTGAGCCACATTCTCAGGTGCTGGAACAGTGGCTGCTGGGCGTGCTGCATCGCATGCGCGTCCGCGGTGCCTTCATTCATCCCGCCATGCGCGAGTTCATCGCTCAGGGCGGTGATAACTCGTTCATGCTCAACCGTACTCAGCAATCGCTGTTTCTGCCCAACTATGGCCCACGTCGTCAGCCGCCGGCCTTTGTCAGTCTGGAGCCCATCGGCAAGTTCGTCGATTGCGTTACCGGTGGCAGCCAGGGTAGCGCACGCAGTGCTAGCCAGTGGTACCGCCATTGGCTGACCCACCACCTGCCTATCGATAGCCTCAGCAGCGCGAGTGACGTGGCCCAGGCGTATCGATTGGCATTTGAAGCGCTATCACGCGCGGGCCTGGTGGAAGAGCAAGGCCAGAGTCAGGGTCGTAGCATCTGGGGCCTTGTCCCGGCTCATTGGCATGCCAGCACCCAACTCCTGCCGTTACGGTGTAGTCAGTGCAGTCAGCGCGTACAGGTACCTTCGACGGCACTACCCAACTGGCTGAACATGCATTGCCTGCAGCCACATTGCCAGGGCCAGCTACAGGCAGCTCGTCCCGCTCACTGGAGCCTGACCCCGGCACATCAATCCGGGGCGCGCCTGGTCAGCCATGAACACACCGGCCTGTTGGACGCTGATACCCGTGCACGGGTGGAGCACTCCTTCATCAAGGGCAAGCGCCCGTGGGACATCAATCTGCTATCCGCCACCCCGACGCTGGAGATGGGCATCGACATCGGGGACCTTTCCACCGTACTGCTGTGCTCGACTCCTCCGGCCCAGGCCAACTATCTGCAGCGCATCGGACGTGCTGGTCGCCGCGATGGCAATGCGCTCAATCTGACCATCGCCAATGGCGCACCGCATGATCTGTACTTCTTCTCTCGACCACAGGAAATGATGAACGGCGAAGTCGCGACGCCTGGAGTCTTCCTGAAAGCCCGCGCAGTACTGGAACGCCAGCTACTGGCCTTCTGCCTTGATGCGTGGATGGCCAGCCATGCACAGAATGGCAGCCTGGCTCCCTCGCTGCTGCCCAGTCGGTTGACTCAAGTGCTGGATGCGGTGAATCACAAGGCCGATGATGGCCCGAATACCGGGCGCTTCCCCTATACCCTGCTCGGCTTCATCGAAGAGCATCATGCCGACTTGTTGGCACGCTTTCTGGCGCGCTTCCCGCATCTGGATGTAGAAGACCGTGATTACCTGAGCCAGCAGCTGATGCCGAACGCCACTGCCGCCTCGGCAGCGCTTCCCTCAGGCCTGAAAGCACGTGTCATCACCACTTTGACACGCCGCGCCGAGCAACGCCGTGCCTGGAAGCTGGAGATCAAGGAGTACGACCGCGCACTGGAGCATCTGAGGTCGCAGCCAGAAGACGAGCATGTGCGCAACGAGATCGAGGCCATCGAGGTCGAGCGTCATGGCCGCATGAGCCTGCTCAAGCAATTGGGCCAGCAACAGACGCTCAACTTCTTCACGGATGAAGGGTTGCTGCCCAACTATGCCTTCCCGGAAGAAGGCGTGACGCTCAATGGCATGGTGATCCGCCACGTCAGCAAGGCACAGGCTGCCAGCGGCAAGAGCTATGAAGTGGTACATCATGAGTTCCAACGCCCGGCACAGAGTGCCTTGGTGGAGCTGGCCCCTCTCAATACCTTCTATGCCCTGGGACGCACGCTGACGATCGACCAGATCAACCTGCGCGGGCAGGACATCGAACATTGGCGACTTTGCAGTGTATGCCACTACAGCGAGTCGCTGGCTGAGGGAGACATTCATGGCAGCTGCCCACGTTGCGGCAGCCCTCAATGGGGAGATTCGGCTCAGAAGCGAAGCTTGCTGCGCCTGAAGGAAGTCACGGCCACGGTACGCGACCGAGACAGCCGCATCGGGGATGACAGCGACCAGCGTCAGCCAGCCTTCTACAACCGCCAGATGCTGGTGGATATCAAACCGAACAGCGCCAGCCATGCCATGCGCATTGATGACCCGGCCTGCCCGTTCGGCTTTGAATTCATCGCAGATGCACGCTTCGTTGAGATCAACTTCGGCCGCGGAGGGGATGCTGGTGATACCTTGAATATTGCAGGCAAGGAGGCCCCTCGCCCGGGCTTTGCGGTCTGTGCGCATTGCGGCAAGGTCCGCTACAAGGGTCAGAAAGAGAAAGAGCAACACACGCCATGGTGCAAGGTGGTGCGCAACAAGCTGCCCGATACTCCAGAGAATTTGCATAACGGACTCTTCCTGTATCGCGAACTGCACTCGGAAGCACTGCGCCTGCTGCTGCCACTCTCCGATGTCGCGATGTCGGAACGTGCGCGTCAGTCACTGATCGCAAGTCTCCATCTGGGGCTGAAGCGCTACTTCCGTGGCAGCGTGGACCATCTACGCCTGACCGAGCAGGAAGTGCCGGCCACCCAACAGCAACCCGCCCGCCATTACCTGGTGCTCTACGATACTGTCCCCGGTGGTACCGGTTATCTGAAGGAGCTGATGCTGGCCCCGGAGAAACTGGTGGACATGCTGGCCCTTGCCCGCGACACCATGCGTGACTGTGCATGCGAAGATGAGCCTGGACGGGATGGGTGTTATCGCTGCCTGTTGGCTTATCGCCAGAGCCGTCATCTCAAGGACACATCGCGTGATACGGCCCTGAATTTGCTTGAGCGCATCATCTCGCGTCGTCATCTTCTGACGGAAGTCGCGGGGCTGGAGAAGATCGACCTCAATGTGCTGGTGGAAAGCGAGCTGGAGCAACGCTTCATCGACCTGCTCAATCAGCCGTCTGGGAACCACTCTCTTGGCCAAGAGCTTGTCGATGGCACGCCGGGCTGGCGATTGACCTTCAAGGGTCAGGGCGATGGCCCGCTGGTCAGCTGGCAGATTCGTCCGCAGGCCGTACTCGGGCCAAGCCAGGGAGTGTCTCGCACGACACGCCCGGACTTCTTGATGACCCCGCTCAGCGCACCTGCAGGTACGCAACCGATCGCCATCTATCTCGATGGTTATCAATATCATCGTGAGCGAGTCGGCGATGATGCCGAGAAACGTCAGGCAGTGCTGGCCAGTGGACGTTATCGGGTCTGGACACTGACGTGGCGCGATCTGATGGGAGAAAAGCATCAATGCGCCAGCCTCGCGGATATCGAGATACCTCACTCATTGCTCAAGGTGCTCCAGGCCAAGGCGAGTACGCCCGAAACGCAAGAATGGCTCAAGGCGCTTGCACCACTCTCCGTGAATCATGCTCGCCAGCTGATGGATGGATCTGCCTTTGACGCTCTGCTCACCTATGCCGCGCAACCCGACCTGCAGAGCAAGGAGTGGCATCAGGCTTGCCTGACGCAGTCACTTGCCTGGCTGACCATGCAGACGCACGACAATTCCTCGTTGCTCACTCGCTTGAGCACAGAATTGCGGGAGAACCTGTTGATCCCCTTGGCTGACGCCTTGCTGGATACGTCGATGGGACCACGTCTCTTCGGGGGCGTCCTTGACAGCTTCGATAATAGCCAGGGGCGTTGCGAGGTACTGGTGAGCGTTCCCCAGACACAAGTTCGATCAGTCAGTGGTATCCGCAATCACCTGCACCTGCATCTTTCGCTGGATGACCGGGATCTGGAAGCCACACTCAAGGACGAGGACCATTGGCGCCGCTTCTGGCAACAAGCCAATCTTCTGCAATTCGCTCCACGCCTGACTCTCAGCAGCACGCGTGGCGTAGCGGCTGGTGAAGGGTTGCTCGATCCCTCCTGCTGGTGGCCAGCAGATGAAGACGCCACGAGCAATACTGGGCATGACGATACTCGGACCGACGGCGCCCAGGCCGACAATGCCTGGGAGGAAATCCATGCCAACAGCCTGCTGGATCCAGAATGGGTGGAGGCCTTGATCGCTCAGGAGGTAGCAGTACCCGAAAGTGGAGTAGACCTCCTGGATGCCAATGGTGAGGCCAGCATCATGCTTGAGCTGAGCTGGCCGGATGACAAGGTTGCCATTAGCTCCACACCACTGCCCGAGGCATTTGCTGACTGGCGGGTGATCCTGTTTGATGACAGTACGGGTCTGCCCATCGACAAGGATGCACTCACTCAGCTAGGCCATTGGCTCGCCGTGACAGCCTGA
- a CDS encoding OmpA family protein — MSRLDALFGRGSAAGSEEEHHWLSVSDLMAGLMMVFLLISIALMQHALKERDRVTQVAETYQATQVAIFEALRKEFEDDLPRWEAEIDPKTLALTFKSPEVLFATGSYQLRPRFEQILADFYPRYLEVLAPFKSVIDEIRIEGHTSSRWNRLVSEDDAYFLNMQLSQDRTRSVLNYLYQLPETQADKAWVKKTTAAVGYSSAHPELDENQQENAERSRRVSFRVLTNAESQIRTILDEVTP, encoded by the coding sequence ATGAGTCGTCTTGATGCCCTGTTCGGCCGCGGCAGCGCGGCCGGCAGTGAAGAAGAACATCACTGGCTGAGCGTCTCTGACCTGATGGCTGGCCTGATGATGGTATTTCTGCTGATTTCCATCGCTCTGATGCAGCACGCACTCAAGGAGCGCGACCGTGTCACTCAGGTGGCGGAAACCTATCAGGCCACTCAGGTCGCGATCTTCGAGGCCCTGCGCAAGGAGTTCGAGGACGACCTCCCGCGCTGGGAAGCGGAGATAGACCCCAAGACTCTGGCCTTGACCTTCAAGTCACCCGAGGTGCTTTTTGCCACGGGGTCGTACCAGCTTCGCCCACGCTTTGAGCAAATTCTGGCGGACTTTTATCCGCGTTATCTTGAGGTCCTGGCTCCCTTCAAGTCAGTGATTGACGAGATACGTATCGAAGGACATACCTCCAGTCGCTGGAATCGACTGGTGAGTGAAGACGACGCTTACTTTCTGAACATGCAACTCTCTCAGGACCGTACGCGTTCAGTCTTGAACTACCTCTATCAGCTTCCCGAGACTCAGGCCGACAAGGCTTGGGTAAAGAAGACGACGGCTGCCGTCGGCTATTCCTCAGCGCACCCTGAGCTTGACGAGAATCAGCAGGAAAATGCGGAACGCTCACGGCGTGTCAGTTTCCGTGTATTGACCAATGCAGAGAGTCAGATTCGTACCATTCTCGACGAGGTCACCCCATGA
- a CDS encoding HNH endonuclease: MKLEISFNTLKSKARPMARPGHRPLSLDTSLPPLPEREAPPARKPGKPLEVDLPDVGPIDWDDFEHIRGKGDLLEKQGQQVMLYMRGHYTPKFHQALFDGINGNRIHVAYCQKLEEMKRAGKLDSEYFFSQSLEGQFLIVDRITREQGMAALKVCKLCLRKLNYEGYVTPGRGTGKIFDEFTFQGFFEKYSSFFPFHPAIDDDKQVPERPSYTKDWPEVSRKLREQHHYTCSQCRVSLNAHRHLLHVHHVNAVKNDNRKENLRVLCIDCHSKQPNHQRMFVHHDDRKLIASLRRQQEMPIPQSWVDVFRFADPGVHGLLHHLQHNRTTVPEVGLDIQDSQQMVVATLELAWPRRKLGVAIDETDISAAEALGWQVLTVEQALNSPGSF; encoded by the coding sequence ATGAAGCTGGAGATCTCTTTCAACACTCTGAAGTCTAAGGCGCGCCCCATGGCGCGCCCTGGTCATCGTCCACTGAGTTTGGATACGAGCCTGCCACCGCTTCCTGAACGCGAAGCACCGCCAGCGAGAAAGCCTGGAAAGCCTTTGGAGGTCGATCTACCCGATGTCGGCCCCATTGACTGGGATGATTTCGAGCATATCCGAGGTAAGGGAGACTTGCTGGAGAAGCAGGGCCAACAGGTCATGCTTTACATGCGAGGCCACTATACGCCCAAATTTCATCAAGCCCTTTTTGATGGCATAAACGGGAATAGAATCCATGTTGCCTACTGCCAGAAACTCGAAGAGATGAAGCGAGCTGGCAAACTTGATAGCGAGTACTTCTTCTCCCAGTCACTGGAAGGCCAATTCCTGATTGTCGATCGAATTACACGTGAGCAAGGGATGGCCGCACTCAAGGTTTGCAAGCTATGCCTACGCAAGCTCAACTATGAGGGCTATGTCACTCCAGGGAGAGGTACAGGAAAAATATTCGATGAATTCACGTTCCAAGGATTTTTCGAAAAATACTCCTCCTTTTTCCCCTTCCACCCTGCCATTGATGATGACAAGCAGGTTCCGGAACGCCCGAGTTACACCAAGGATTGGCCAGAGGTATCACGGAAGTTACGCGAGCAACATCACTATACCTGTAGCCAATGCCGTGTCAGCCTGAACGCTCATCGACATTTGCTCCATGTTCACCATGTCAATGCCGTAAAGAATGACAACCGCAAGGAAAACCTCCGCGTTCTGTGCATCGATTGCCATAGCAAGCAGCCGAACCATCAGCGCATGTTCGTACATCATGATGACCGTAAACTGATCGCTAGCCTTCGCAGACAGCAAGAGATGCCGATTCCTCAGAGCTGGGTGGATGTGTTCCGCTTTGCTGACCCGGGAGTACATGGCTTGTTGCATCACTTGCAGCACAACCGCACTACGGTTCCCGAGGTCGGGTTGGATATTCAGGACAGCCAGCAGATGGTCGTGGCCACACTGGAGCTGGCATGGCCACGCCGCAAGCTAGGTGTTGCCATTGATGAGACAGATATCAGTGCCGCAGAAGCCTTGGGATGGCAAGTCTTGACGGTAGAGCAGGCGCTGAATAGCCCTGGAAGCTTCTGA